A region of Channa argus isolate prfri chromosome 8, Channa argus male v1.0, whole genome shotgun sequence DNA encodes the following proteins:
- the LOC137131788 gene encoding lipoprotein lipase codes for MKSGQVGFLYFLALNAAVRYVTSLDEELADSFLGNFPLENLFDDKGDSHQTVAKFSLRRPSHPDDDLCYIFPGKPDSLAACTFNTASKTFLVIHGWTLSGVFESWMTKLVAALYEREQTANVIVVDWLSSAQNHYVVAAQNTKAVGQEVARFIDWIEETTNMPLENIHLIGYSLGAHVAGFAGNHATNKVGRITGLDPAGPDFEGEHAHRRLSPDDAHFVDVLHTFTRGSLGLSIGIKQPVGHVDIYPNGGSFQPGCNLRGALEKIAKFGIFAITDAVKCEHERSIHLFIDSLLNEQEVAKAYRCSSNDMFNRGMCLSCRKSRCNTVGYNISKVRKPRNVQMYTKTRASMPFRVYHYQLKIHFTSRMNRSELEPLITVSLFGTKGEAENLELQLKEKIATNKTHSFLLVTEKDIGDLLMLKFKWEETSGWSASNMLKMVSSWWSGDSDSSNMEVHKIRIRAGETQQKMVFCVKDPEAKSLTQELTFVKCKAPWRSNSKLTPKRVTLEKH; via the exons atgaaatcgGGGCAAGTTGGGTTTCTCTACTTTCTGGCTTTGAATGCAGCTGTGCGGTATGTGACGTCCTTGGATGAAGAGCTCGCAGACTCGTTTCTTG GGAACTTCCCTCTGGAAAACCTGTTTGACGACAAGGGTGACAGCCATCAAACTGTCGCCAAATTCTCCCTCCGCAGACCATCCCATCCTGATGATGACCTGTGCTATATTTTTCCTGGAAAGCCTGATTCCCTGGCAGCCTGCACCTTCAACACCGCCTCCAAAACCTTTCTAGTAATCCACGGATGGACG CTGAGTGGTGTGTTTGAAAGCTGGATGACTAAGCTGGTGGCAGCGCTATATGAGAGAGAGCAGACGGCCAACGTTATCGTGGTGGACTGGCTGAGCTCAGCCCAGAACCACTATGTGGTTGCAGCTCAGAACACCAAAGCAGTGGGACAAGAGGTCGCTCGCTTCATAGACTGGATTGAG GAAACCACCAACATGCCTCTCGAGAACATTCATCTGATTGGTTACAGCCTCGGGGCTCATGTGGCAGGGTTTGCAGGCAATCATGCAACCAATAAAGTCGGAAGAATAACAG GTCTGGACCCAGCTGGGCCTGACTTTGAGGGGGAGCATGCCCACAGACGCCTCTCACCGGACGATGCTCACTTTGTGGATGTCCTTCACACCTTTACAAGGGGCTCACTGGGTCTCAGCATAGGGATCAAGCAGCCTGTCGGTCACGTAGACATTTACCCCAACGGAGGCAGCTTCCAACCTGGCTGCAACCTCAGAGGCGCTCTGGAAAAGATTGCTAAGTTTGGGATATTTG CTATCACTGATGCAGTGAAGTGCGAACATGAGCGCTCGATCCACCTGTTCATTGACTCTCTGCTAAACGAGCAAGAAGTGGCCAAAGCTTACAGATGTAGCAGCAATGATATGTTCAACCGTGGCATGTGTCTCAGCTGCCGGAAAAGCCGCTGCAACACGGTGGGCTACAACATCAGCAAGGTCCGCAAGCCTCGCAATGTTCAGATGTACACCAAGACACGAGCTTCTATGCCTTTCAGAG TTTATCACTATCAGCTGAAGATTCACTTCACCAGCAGGATGAACCGTTCAGAATTGGAGCCTTTGATCACTGTCTCGCTCTTTGGAACCAAGGGAGAAGCTGAAAACCTGGAACTTCAGCT AAAGGAGAAAATAGCAACAAACAAGACACACTCATTTCTTCTGGTGACAGAGAAGGATATCGGTGACTTGTTAATGCTGAAGTTTAAATGGGAGGAAACGAGTGGCTGGTCGGCCTCCAACATGTTGAAGATGGTTTCTTCTTGGTGGTCTGGTGACTCAGACAGCAGTAACATGGAGGTTCACAAAATCCGCATCAGAGCTGGGGAGACCCAGCAAAA GATGGTGTTCTGTGTAAAAGACCCAGAAGCTAAGAGCTTAACACAGGAGCTTACGTTTGTGAAATGTAAGGCTCCGTGGAGGTCAAACTCAAAACTAACTCCAAAAAG AGTAACTCTGGAGAAGCACTGA
- the si:ch1073-396h14.1 gene encoding disintegrin and metalloproteinase domain-containing protein 10 — translation MGAHLYSLLLLLFNCHERITGAVTGISPYIKHYEGLSYDREDFHRRHVRARKAVHPQEYTLHLEFRAFQRNFRLRLRRNASAFSQNFIMVSENGSTSADLSHIYSGILEGENRSACHGSVLQGQFEGTIHTDNGTYHIEPVHRYTSRQTDHHSIIYHENDMVLPSMGSHPYGFCGAKYLNILAQSFRPDKEVPASRSRRTIDESKSSCLLHLHVDHRYYQRFKSVEAVVAQVASYIRAVNDIYDNVDFDGMKLINFQVKSLSIMTEEDKDDPLYPLYIGPEKLLNLYSTKNWGNFCLSYLLTNRDYSGLLGLAWEGRADNWGGICSKYTTLQDSRTLTLNTGLVTIQNYGRYLPPRHIQLTLAHELGHSLGSPHDEGSNCGDLGSTGGKGRYLMFPQATDDELENNAKFSHCSITHITNILKVKKDNCFVASDQPICGNKIVEEDEECDVGHNDTDLCCYSTKEPVGIQCRLKPDKVCSPNQGLCCSQACEFKPAGQMCGEETECQKKSVCSGLSPFCPEPSAKENLTICSQGTRVCLNGVCAESVCVKYNLEQCDCPGNSMMEKCHLCCQQPDKPETCASTTSSVLSHHFQRKALPLVGGAPCSENRGYCDKFHVCRLLNADGPIARLKNSFLHLDEFDDMAEWMKANWWAILLAILTLSGVMGCIVCICSRTLDTRDSE, via the exons ATGGGGGCTCATCTTtactctctgctgctgctgttgttcaaCTGCCACGAAAGGATTAcag GAGCTGTGACTGGCATCAGTCCATACATAAAACATTATGAGGGTTTGTCATACGACAGGGAGGATTTTCACAGGAGGCATGTGAGAGCCAGGAAAGCCGTGCACCCACAGGAATATACACTGCATTTGGAGTTCAGAGCTTTTCAGAG AAATTTTCGCCTGCGTTTGAGGCGAAATGCTTCAGCATTTTCCCAAAACTTCATCATGGTCAGTGAAAATGGGTCCACATCAGCCGACCTTTCCCACATATATTCAGGAATTCTGGAGG GTGAAAATCGTTCAGCCTGTCATGGCTCTGTATTACAGGGTCAATTTGAAGGAACCATCCATACAGACAATGGGACGTATCACATAGAGCCGGTTCATAGATACACAAGCAGGCAAACAGATCATCACTCTATAATCTACCATGAGAATGACATGG TCCTGCCCTCCATGGGATCTCACCCTTATGGATTCTGTGGTGCAAAATATCTAAATATCCTTGCCCAAAGCTTTAGACCAGATAAG GAGGTACCAGCGAGTCGGTCCAGGAGGACAATCGATGAGTCAAAGAGCAGCTGCTTGCTCCACCTCCATGTTGACCACCGCTACTACCAGAGGTTCAAGTCTGTGGAGGCAGTTGTGGCCCAG GTTGCTTCCTACATACGAGCTGTGAATGACATCTATGACAATGTGGACTTCGATGGAATGAAGCTGATCAACTTCCAAGTGAAATCCCTCAGT ATAATGACTGAGGAGGATAAAGATGATCCTCTGTATCCTCTGTACATTGGGCCTGAGAAACTGCTAAATCTCTACTCTACGAAGAACTGGGGCAATTTCTGTCTTTCCTACCTTCTCACTAACAGAGACTACAGTGGATTGCTGGGGCTCGCCTGGGAGGGCAGAGCTG ATAACTGGGGAGGAATATGTTCCAAATACACCACCCTGCAGGACAGCCGGACCTTAACCCTGAACACAGGCCTTGTCACAATTCAGAACTACGGACGGTACTTGCCTCCTAGGCACATTCAGCTTACCCTTGCTCACGAACTTGGCCACAGCCTGGGATCTCCG CATGATGAAGGCTCTAACTGTGGAGATCTGGGTTCTACTGGAGGTAAAGGCAGGTACCTGATGTTCCCTCAGGCCACAGACGATGAGCTTGAGAACAATGCCAAATTTTCCCACTGCAGCATCACACACATCACCAATATTCTCAAAGTGAAGAAGGACAACTGCTTTGTGG CGAGTGATCAGCCCATCTGTGGAAACAAGATTgtagaggaagatgaggagtgTGATGTTGGCCATAATGACACAGACCTCTGCTGCTACAGTACCAAGGAGCCTGTAGGCATCCAGTGTCGCCTCAAACCTGATAAAGTCTGCAG TCCAAATCAGGGCCTGTGCTGCAGTCAAGCCTGTGAGTTCAAGCCAGCGGGTCAGATGTGTGGTGAGGAGACAGAGTGTCAGAAAAAGAGTGTGTGCTCTGGTCTGTCCCCTTTCTGCCCAGAGCCGAGTGCCAAGGAAAACCTTACTATCTGCAGCCAGGGCACACGTGTCTGCCTGAACGGG gtctgtgctgagtctgtgtgtgtgaagtacAACCTGGAGCAATGTGACTGCCCAGGAAACTCCATGATGGAGAAATGCCACTTGTGCTGCCAACAGCCTG ataAGCCTGAGACGTGTGCCAGCACCACCTCCTCTGTGCTGTCTCATCACTTTCAGAGAAAAGCATTGCCCCTGGTAGGTGGGGCCCCGTGCTCTGAGAACAGAGGATACTGTGACAAATTCCATGTGTGTCGCCTGCTGAATGCAGACGGGCCCATTGCCAGACTAAAGAACTCCTTTCTTCATTTGGATGAATTTGATGACATGGCAGAGTGGATGAAG GCTAATTGGTGGGCCATCCTGCTGGCCATCTTGACTTTGTCTGGAGTGATGGGCTGCATCGTGTGCATCTGCAGCCGCACGCTGGACACCAGAGACTCAGAGTGA